Proteins from one Cyprinus carpio isolate SPL01 unplaced genomic scaffold, ASM1834038v1 S000006795, whole genome shotgun sequence genomic window:
- the LOC122134431 gene encoding uncharacterized protein LOC122134431 — MLGVFLTCVFMLHGSSGVDSDKVTVMEGDSVTLNTDIKTNQEDRIMWYFNDIRIAWITGDQSKICTDAECPERFRDRLKLDHQTGSLTIMNINTTHSGLYRLQVNSRNSGKLFSVSVHGAPAADRDEIKSVKEGESVTLDSGVMNNTNYLITWLFNDIRIAEINGEPNKTCKDDQCEDADGRFRDRLEVNQTGSLTIMNSRTTDSGLYKLQIIISSSSFSIRRSRSFSVTVTGSGLAAVAGICAAVVIL, encoded by the exons ATGTTAGGTGTTTTTCTCACGTGTGTTTTTATGTTGCACG GTTCATCTGGTGTTGATTCAGACAAAGtgacagtgatggagggagattcagtcacgctaaacactgacattaaaacaaatcaaGAAGACAGAATaatgtggtattttaatgacattcgTATCGCTTggatcactggagatcagagtaagatctgcACAGATGCTGAGTGtcctgagagattcagagacagactgaagctggatcatcagactggatctctgaccatcatgaacatcaacACCACACACTCTGGACTTTATCGTCTGCAGGTCAACAGCCGCAACAGTGGAAAGCTCTTCAGTGTTTCTGTTCATGGTG CTCCTGCCGCTGATCGAGATGAAAtaaagtcagtgaaggagggagaatctgtcactttagattCTGGTGTAATGAACAACACAAATTATTTGATCACGTGGCTTTTTAATGACATCCGCATCGCTGAAATCAATGGAGAACCCAATAAGACCTGCAAAGATGATCAGTGTGAGGatgctgatgggagattcagagacagactggaggttaatcagactggatctctgaccatcatgaactcaagaaccacagactctggactttataaactacagatcatcaTTAGCAGCAGCAGCTTCAGTATTAGGAGGAGCAGGAGTTTCAGTGTTACTGTCACTG